The proteins below are encoded in one region of Bosea sp. BIWAKO-01:
- the yghX gene encoding YghX family hydrolase gives MSRLTAKDFPQELLELYDYYAHGKITKREFLDRAAKFAVAGATAASILASMSPDYALAQQISFTDPDIIASYITYPSPKGHGDVRGYLVRPAKLSGRVPAVVVVHENRGLNPYIEDVARRVAKAGFIALAPDGLSSVGGYPGNDEKGRELQQKVNPEKLMNDFFAAIEFLMKSDQTTGKVGITGFCYGGGVANAAAVAYPELGAAVPFYGRQPRVEDVPRIKAPLLIHYGELDTGINAGWPAYEAALKANGKTYEAYIYPGANHGFHNDSTPRYDEADAKLAWDRTIAWFKRNLS, from the coding sequence GTGTCGCGCCTGACCGCCAAGGATTTTCCGCAGGAACTGCTCGAACTGTACGATTATTACGCGCATGGAAAGATCACGAAGCGCGAGTTCCTGGACCGGGCCGCGAAGTTCGCCGTGGCCGGCGCGACGGCCGCCTCGATCCTGGCCTCGATGAGCCCCGACTATGCGCTCGCGCAACAGATCTCGTTCACGGACCCCGATATCATCGCCAGCTACATCACCTATCCCTCGCCGAAGGGCCATGGCGATGTGCGCGGGTATCTGGTGCGCCCGGCAAAACTATCCGGCCGCGTCCCCGCCGTGGTCGTCGTGCATGAGAACCGCGGCTTGAACCCCTATATCGAGGATGTCGCGCGCCGGGTCGCGAAGGCCGGCTTCATCGCGCTCGCTCCCGATGGCCTGAGCTCCGTCGGCGGTTATCCCGGTAATGACGAGAAGGGCCGCGAGCTGCAGCAGAAGGTCAATCCGGAGAAGCTGATGAACGACTTCTTCGCGGCCATCGAATTCCTGATGAAGAGCGATCAGACCACCGGCAAGGTCGGCATCACCGGCTTCTGCTATGGCGGTGGCGTCGCCAATGCGGCCGCCGTCGCCTATCCCGAACTGGGCGCTGCCGTGCCGTTCTATGGCCGCCAGCCGCGTGTCGAGGATGTGCCGCGCATCAAGGCTCCGCTGCTGATCCATTATGGCGAGCTCGACACCGGCATCAATGCGGGCTGGCCGGCCTATGAGGCGGCCTTGAAGGCAAACGGGAAGACCTATGAGGCCTATATCTATCCAGGCGCCAATCACGGCTTCCACAACGACTCCACCCCCCGCTATGACGAGGCGGATGCCAAGCTGGCCTGGGACCGGACCATCGCCTGGTTCAAGCGCAACCTGAGCTGA
- a CDS encoding manganese efflux pump MntP family protein, giving the protein MSPVSITVLAVGMSVDALLASIGRGAASSRPRFKEALRTGAIFGIVEAITPLVGWAAGLAASQYVAAVDHWIAFVLLGIVGGRMLLHSMKPAAERSDAAQGNSLWALMATAIGTSIDAMAVGVSLAFLDVNIFVVALAIGFATFVMSTGGMMAGNLVGAKFGRWAERIGGLALIGLGSSILYSHLMAG; this is encoded by the coding sequence ATGTCACCTGTTTCCATCACCGTGCTCGCCGTGGGCATGTCCGTTGACGCCCTGCTGGCTTCCATCGGCCGGGGCGCCGCCTCCAGCCGCCCGCGTTTCAAGGAGGCGCTGCGCACGGGTGCGATCTTCGGCATCGTCGAGGCGATCACGCCGCTCGTCGGCTGGGCCGCGGGGCTTGCCGCAAGCCAGTATGTCGCGGCCGTCGACCACTGGATCGCCTTCGTCCTGCTCGGCATCGTCGGCGGACGTATGCTTCTGCATTCCATGAAGCCCGCGGCCGAGCGCAGTGATGCGGCGCAGGGCAACTCGCTCTGGGCCCTGATGGCGACCGCAATCGGCACCAGCATCGACGCCATGGCGGTCGGCGTGTCGCTCGCCTTCCTGGACGTGAACATCTTCGTCGTCGCGCTGGCCATCGGCTTTGCGACATTCGTGATGTCGACGGGGGGCATGATGGCCGGCAACCTGGTCGGCGCCAAATTCGGGCGCTGGGCCGAGCGGATCGGTGGTCTCGCCCTCATCGGCCTCGGCAGCTCGATCCTCTACAGCCACCTGATGGCCGGCTGA
- a CDS encoding LysR substrate-binding domain-containing protein, with protein sequence MELIWLEDYLALADALNFSRAASARHVTQPAFSRRIRALEDWIGAPLFIRTTHSVALTPAGEQFRNQAEVLTRALHQLRRDTLEVAGRGAGPLSIAATHALSFTFFPKWVRGNEKILALGTLNLISDSMQACEQMMLRGDVQFLLCHHHPNISSRLETSQFKSIVVGADTLVPLSAPDQDGAPRWRLERTAPVRYLGYSEQSGLGRIIAGLRGAADRSFALETVFTSHLAATLLSMARAGDGVAWLPRTLAEEDMSLGRLVQAGDPGLAIPIEIRLFRPAARQGPIAEAVWAAFERS encoded by the coding sequence ATGGAACTGATCTGGCTTGAGGATTACCTGGCGCTGGCTGATGCCTTGAATTTCTCCAGGGCCGCTTCTGCACGGCACGTAACCCAGCCGGCCTTCAGCCGGAGGATCCGCGCGCTTGAGGATTGGATCGGTGCGCCCTTGTTCATCCGCACCACGCATAGCGTCGCACTGACACCGGCAGGCGAGCAGTTCCGCAATCAGGCCGAGGTTCTGACACGCGCGTTGCATCAATTGCGGCGCGATACCCTGGAGGTCGCCGGCCGTGGCGCTGGCCCGCTGTCAATCGCGGCGACACATGCGCTTTCCTTCACGTTCTTCCCGAAATGGGTCCGTGGAAATGAGAAGATCCTGGCTCTTGGGACCCTCAACCTGATCTCCGACAGCATGCAGGCCTGCGAGCAGATGATGCTGCGGGGGGATGTGCAGTTCCTGCTTTGCCACCATCACCCGAACATCAGCAGCCGGCTTGAAACCAGCCAGTTCAAGAGCATCGTGGTCGGGGCCGATACGCTTGTTCCGCTCAGTGCGCCTGACCAGGATGGGGCGCCGCGCTGGCGGCTCGAGCGCACTGCGCCGGTCAGGTATCTCGGTTACAGCGAGCAGTCCGGCCTGGGGCGGATCATTGCCGGGCTTCGGGGCGCAGCAGATCGAAGCTTTGCGCTGGAGACCGTCTTTACATCGCACCTCGCCGCGACGCTGCTCTCGATGGCACGTGCTGGAGACGGCGTCGCCTGGCTGCCCCGGACTTTGGCGGAGGAGGATATGTCACTCGGCCGGCTGGTCCAGGCCGGTGATCCCGGCCTGGCCATCCCGATCGAGATCCGACTGTTTCGTCCCGCAGCGCGGCAGGGGCCGATTGCTGAGGCAGTCTGGGCCGCGTTCGAGCGGAGTTGA
- a CDS encoding mandelate racemase/muconate lactonizing enzyme family protein, with protein sequence MTMRIVDVVEITKPIASPIRNAYIDFSKMTASLVAVVTDVVRDGRRVVGYGFNSNGRYGQGGLIRERFRNRILEAEPKSLLDDAGTNLDPQRIWAAMMSNEKPGGHGERSVAVGTLDMAVWDAVAKIAGKPLFRLLAEMKGREADPRVFVYAAGGYYYPGKDNSALQAEMRGYLDRGYTVVKMKIGGAPIDEDRERIEAALKEIGSQAQLAVDANGRFNLETGIAYAKMLRDYPLFWYEEVGDPLDYALQAALSEFYPGPMATGENLFSHQDARNLLRYGGMRPDRDWLQFDCALSYGLVEYLRTLDVLSQFGWSPSRCIPHGGHQMSLNIAAGLGLGGNESYPDLFQPYGGFPDSVRVEDGHIVMPDLPGIGFEGKSDLIKVMRALAE encoded by the coding sequence CTGACCATGCGTATCGTCGATGTCGTCGAGATCACGAAGCCCATCGCCTCTCCCATCCGCAACGCCTATATCGACTTCTCGAAGATGACGGCCAGCCTCGTTGCCGTCGTGACCGACGTCGTCCGCGACGGCCGACGCGTGGTCGGATACGGCTTCAATTCCAACGGGCGCTATGGCCAGGGCGGCCTCATCCGGGAGCGCTTCCGCAATCGCATTCTCGAAGCCGAGCCGAAGAGCCTGCTCGATGATGCCGGCACCAATCTCGATCCCCAGCGCATCTGGGCAGCGATGATGTCGAATGAGAAGCCGGGCGGACATGGCGAGCGCTCCGTCGCGGTCGGCACCCTCGACATGGCCGTCTGGGATGCGGTCGCGAAGATCGCCGGCAAGCCCCTGTTCCGCCTTCTGGCCGAGATGAAGGGCCGCGAAGCCGATCCGCGTGTCTTCGTTTATGCGGCAGGCGGCTACTATTATCCAGGAAAGGACAATTCGGCGCTCCAGGCGGAGATGCGGGGCTATCTCGATCGTGGCTACACTGTCGTGAAGATGAAAATCGGCGGGGCCCCGATCGACGAGGACCGCGAGCGCATCGAGGCGGCGCTGAAGGAGATCGGATCGCAAGCCCAGCTGGCAGTGGATGCGAATGGCCGTTTCAACCTGGAAACCGGCATCGCCTACGCCAAGATGCTGCGGGACTATCCTCTGTTCTGGTACGAGGAAGTCGGCGATCCGCTCGACTACGCCCTCCAGGCCGCCCTCTCGGAATTCTATCCGGGGCCGATGGCGACGGGCGAGAACCTCTTTTCTCACCAGGACGCACGCAACCTTCTGCGCTACGGTGGCATGCGCCCGGATCGCGACTGGCTTCAGTTCGACTGCGCCCTGTCATACGGGCTTGTCGAATATCTCAGAACGCTCGATGTCCTCTCGCAATTTGGCTGGTCGCCGTCCCGCTGCATTCCCCATGGCGGGCATCAGATGTCGCTGAACATTGCGGCAGGCCTCGGCCTGGGCGGCAACGAGAGCTACCCCGATCTCTTCCAGCCCTATGGCGGCTTCCCGGACTCGGTTCGTGTCGAGGACGGCCACATCGTCATGCCGGACCTGCCAGGAATCGGATTCGAGGGAAAATCCGACCTGATCAAGGTCATGCGAGCGCTGGCTGAGTGA
- a CDS encoding ABC transporter produces MKTILVLAVSVGLMGIGGCAADMYGKGKGKAPPPVASPIVTKG; encoded by the coding sequence ATGAAAACCATACTGGTTCTGGCCGTTTCTGTGGGGCTGATGGGCATTGGTGGCTGCGCCGCCGATATGTACGGCAAGGGCAAGGGCAAAGCCCCGCCGCCGGTGGCTTCGCCGATCGTGACCAAGGGCTGA
- a CDS encoding GNAT family N-acetyltransferase, whose amino-acid sequence MGVELREITAATVRSICGLEVADEQRAYVAPVAVSIAQAHFEPTSMFRAVYADDEPVGFILWRSEERPKSAYLWRFMIDRQHQGKGYARAAIERACTERRALGFDKVTTSIVRGQHSPLGFYLSVGFTEANETTRSGEWVLRKTL is encoded by the coding sequence ATGGGTGTTGAGCTGCGCGAAATCACCGCCGCGACCGTTCGATCGATCTGCGGTCTGGAGGTCGCCGACGAACAGCGCGCCTATGTCGCGCCGGTGGCTGTATCGATCGCGCAGGCCCATTTCGAGCCGACCTCGATGTTTCGAGCGGTCTATGCGGACGACGAGCCCGTGGGCTTCATCCTGTGGCGCAGTGAGGAACGGCCGAAATCGGCCTATCTCTGGCGCTTCATGATCGACAGGCAGCACCAAGGGAAGGGCTACGCTCGGGCCGCGATCGAGCGGGCCTGTACGGAAAGGCGTGCGCTCGGCTTCGACAAGGTGACGACCAGCATTGTTCGAGGCCAGCACAGCCCGTTGGGCTTCTACCTGTCGGTCGGATTTACTGAGGCGAATGAAACCACGCGCAGTGGCGAATGGGTGCTTCGCAAGACACTCTAG